A single genomic interval of Dysidea avara chromosome 6, odDysAvar1.4, whole genome shotgun sequence harbors:
- the LOC136257904 gene encoding uncharacterized protein has product MSSGDNFQGLVLNEVTKLDRKELGRGAYGRVYTVKYCGTICAAKEIHSILIEEVGDVEVRRTVESFMRECRQCSTLRHPNVIQFLGVYYPSGTASVQGSMRLPVMVMEMMEDSLTSLVDKHEKIPVHIKFSIVHDVSLGLCYLHNHDPPIIHRDLSPNNVLLTAHHVAKISDLGVAKVIKADSRKTMTKAPGTVDFMPPESLDETPIYGPPMDVFSFAGIVLHTFNQQWPHPSKQVQFDPTTRKRVALSEVERRQQYLDKMKREAEVLRPLVEECLDDDPAMRPTITAVCERIQVSKDVYMKEYPQDVITLHQQVEQHRAENDHLRYEYEQKNREMTDINDQLKSENVKLQSDNDLLQSEIQHLRRQLPSTRSTPTWVANELHRINLGGKNLKEKASKWLMEAPALLPALTSGRYHINWTRLANLPAPTFNTYVTVIDKKVYVAGGSSSIHDAKDKVYVYDVNTDHWDQLPPSGHWCGVPHIIGGKLAVIGGRLSATNERTNKVSTFDETNTTWTSYYPDLLSVRNRPGVATHLEHVIVAGGAKGDDSAPVIQDDIEVLNWIENSHWRKVAINLPVPMGNFSPIITDDHLLIVGYTDTENKCNKSAYKIPVDDITKSGDQQQTCDTPTKWIEMTSATHWLTALLPSSSPPVVVGGEDHNNASTSDIKMYNDSSKSWKTIASLSSARTDVSVAAFSNNSIIVVGGCAIGGGVTKAGPSNLTTVELGQVQLINEL; this is encoded by the exons ATGTCTTCTGGTGATAATTTTCAAGGTCTAGTACTCAATGAAGTTACCAAACTAGATCGTAAGGAATTGGGACGAGGGGCTTACGGGAGAGTTTACACAGTCAAATACTGTGGAACGATATGTGCCGCCAAAGAGATCCATTCTATTTTGATTGAAGAAGTGGGAGACGTAGAAGTACGACGAACAGTGGAATCATTCATGAGGGAATGTCGCCAGTGCAGTACATTACGTCATCCAAACGTCATACAGTTCCTCGGTGTTTATTATCCATCTGGGACGGCCAGTGTACAGGGAAGTATGAGGTTACCAGTAATGGTTATGGAAATGATGGAGGATAGTTTGACCTCACTAGTGGATAAACATGAGAAGATTCCTGTTcatataaaattttcaattgtccATGATGTCTCCCTTGGTCTGTGCTACCTTCATAATCATGACCCTCCCATTATCCATCGAGACCTCTCCCCCAATAATGTCTTATTGACTGCACATCATGTAGCAAAAATCAGTGATCTTGGAGTGGCTAAGGTGATAAAGGCTGATAGCAGAAAGACAATGACTAAAGCACCAGGAACTGTTGACTTTATGCCACCCGAATCACTTGATGAGACTCCAATTTATGGCCCTCCCATGGATGTGTTTTCTTTTGCTGGAATAGTCCTCCACACATTCAATCAACAATGGCCACATCCATCCAAGCAAGTTCAGTTTGACCCAACAACCAGAAAGAGGGTGGCCTTGTCTGAGGTAGAGCGTCGTCAGCAGTACCTGGACAAAATGAAAAGAGAGGCTGAAGTATTGAGGCCACTGGTGGAGGAGTGTCTGGATGATGATCCTGCCATGAGGCCAACCATAACAGCTGTCTGTGAGAGGATCCAAGTGAGCAAAGATGTATACATGAAGGAGTACCCACAAGATgttatcactctacaccaacaAGTGGAGCAGCATAGGGCTGAGAATGATCATCTGAGATATGAATATGAACAAAAAAACAGAGAAATGACTGATATTAATGACCAACTGAAATCTGAAAATGTTAAACTACAATCTGACAATGATTTACTACAATCTGAAATTCAGCATTTGAGACGACAGCTG CCCTCAACAAGGAGTACACCAACATGGGTAGCCAATGAACTGCACAGAATAAATTTAGGAGGAAAAAACCTGAAAGAAAAGGCTTCAAAATGGCTAATG GAGGCACCTGCATTATTGCCAGCACTTACCAGTGGCAGATACCACATAAATTGGACACGGCTAGCCAATCTTCCTGCTCCAACCTTTAACACATATGTCACAGTGATAGACAAGAAGGTCTATGTTGCTGGTGGGAGCAGTTCAATTCATGATGCTAAAGATAAAGTGTATGTTTATGATGTCAACACTGACCATTGGGATCAGTTACCTCCCTCAGGTCACTGGTGTGGTGTTCCTCACATCATTGGTGGAAAGTTGGCTGTTATCGGTGGACGTCTGTCTGCCACTAATGAAAGAACCAATAAAGTATCAACATTTGATGAAACTAATACAACTTGGACGTCCTATTATCCTGACCTTCTCTCAGTCAGGAACAGACCAGGGGTGGCTACTCACCTGGAGCATGTTATTGTTGCTGGTGGAGCAAAAGGTGATGACAGTGCACCAGTAATACAAGATGATATTGAAGTCCTCAATTGGATCGAGAACTCCCATTGGAGAAAGGTGGCCATTAATCTTCCCGTGCCAATGGGTAACTTCTCACCTATTATTACTGATGATCATTTACTCATAGTGGGGTACACTGATACTGAAAATAAATGTAACAAAAGTGCCTACAAGATACCTGTTGATGATATCACAAAATCAGGTGACCAACAACAAACCTGTGACACACCCACCAAATGGATTGAAATGACTAGTGCCACTCACTGGCTTACAGCCCTACTCCCCAGCTCATCGCCACCAGTGGTAGTTGGTGGAGAGGATCACAACAATGCATCAACATCAGATATTAAGATGTATAATGATTCTAGCAAGTCATGGAAGACCATTGCATCATTGTCATCAGCTAGAACTGATGTATCGGTGGCAGCATTCAGCAACAATTCCATAATAGTTGTTGGTGGATGTGCTATAGGAGGGGGTGTGACTAAAGCAGGTCCATCAAATTTGACTACGGTGGAACTGGGACAGGTTCAACTAATAAATGAACTATAG
- the LOC136259026 gene encoding uncharacterized protein — protein sequence MASGDNFQSLVLKGVTKLDRKELGRGAYGRVYAVKYCGTICAAKEIHSILVEEVEDLEMRQTVESFMRECRQCSTLRHPNVIQFLGVYYPSGAGGVQGRMRLPVMVMEMMTDSLASLVGKHQKIPTHIKFSIIHDVSLGLCYLHNYNPPIIHRDLSPNNVLLTTHHVAKISDLGVAKVIKADSRKTMTKAPGTVDFMPPESLDETPVYGPPMDVFSFAGIVLHTFNQQWPHPSKQVQFDRITRKRVALSEVERRQQYLDKMREEAELRPLVEECLDDDPAMRPTMAAVCERIQVSKDVYMKESPQDVITLHKQVEQLRSESGQQKFEISQLKSEVKQLKQQLSSTRSVPTQQVASQLNRATLGGTGKRGKTSKLITEAPPLIPALTSGRYHIKWTQLANLPAPMYGAYVTVHDKKVYVAGGESPVDVAEHQVYVYDVTTDYWDQLPTLGHYCGVPHIIGGKLAIIGGRLSATRKRTNKVSTFDDTSNTWTSYYPDHLSVRNSPGVITHLEHVIVAGGAKGNASIPVLQDDIEVLNWVENSNWRKVSTCLPVPMVYLSPIITDNHLLIVGYTSTDNIPYKAAYKISVNDITRSGDQQQTSGLPTKWITMTSATHLYTALVPSSSPPVVVGGNDQSGTPTSDIEMYDDSSKTWKNISSLSSARPQVAIAAVNNNAIIVIGGYTRGSVDNAMSSCVTTVELGQAQITH from the exons ATGGCTTCTGGTGATAATTTTCAAAGTCTAGTTCTGAAGGGAGTTACCAAACTAGATCGCAAGGAACTGGGACGAGGGGCTTATGGGAGAGTTTACGCGGTCAAATATTGTGGAACGATATGTGCCGCCAAAGAGATCCATTCCATCCTGGTCGAAGAGGTGGAAGACTTGGAAATGCGACAAACAGTGGAATCATTCATGAGGGAATGTCGCCAGTGCAGTACATTACGTCATCCAAACGTCATACAGTTCCTCGGTGTTTATTATCCATCTGGGGCGGGCGGTGTACAGGGAAGGATGAGGCTACCAGTAATGGTTATGGAGATGATGACAGACAGCTTGGCCTCACTAGTGGGCAAACATCAGAAGATTCCTACCcatataaaattttcaattatccATGATGTCTCCCTTGGTCTGTGTTACCTTCACAATTATAACCCTCCCATTATCCATCGAGATCTGTCCCCCAATAATGTCTTACTGACGACACATCATGTGGCAAAAATTAGCGATCTTGGAGTAGCCAAGGTGATAAAGGCTGATAGCAGAAAGACAATGACTAAAGCACCAGGAACTGTTGACTTTATGCCACCTGAATCACTTGATGAGACTCCAGTTTATGGTCCTCCGATGGATGTCTTTTCTTTTGCTGGAATAGTCCTCCACACATTCAATCAACAATGGCCACATCCATCCAAGCAAGTTCAGTTTGACCGCATAACCAGAAAGAGGGTGGCCTTGTCTGAGGTAGAGCGTCGTCAGCAGTATCTGGACAAAATGAGAGAAGAGGCTGAATTGAGGCCATTGGTGGAGGAGTGCCTGGATGATGATCCTGCTATGAGGCCAACCATGGCAGCTGTCTGTGAGAGGATCCAAGTGAGCAAGGATGTTTACATGAAGGAGTCCCCACAAGATGTTATCACTCTACACAAGCAGGTGGAGCAACTGAGGAGTGAAAGTGGGCAGCAGAAATTTGAAATTTCTCAGCTGAAATCTGAAGTTAAGCAGTTGAAACAACAGCTG TCCTCCACAAGGAGTGTACCAACACAACAAGTAGCCAGTCAACTCAACAGAGCAACTTTAGGAGGAACAGGAAAAAGAGGAAAAACTTCAAAATTAATAACA GAGGCACCTCCGTTAATCCCAGCACTTACAAGTGGCAGGTACCACATAAAATGGACTCAACTGGCCAATCTTCCTGCTCCAATGTATGGTGCATATGTCACAGTACATGACAAGAAGGTCTATGTTGCTGGTGGGGAGAGTCCAGTTGATGTTGCTGAACATCAAGTGTATGTCTATGATGTCACTACTGACTATTGGGATCAGTTGCCTACCTTGGGTCACTACTGTGGTGTTCCTCACATCATTGGTGGAAAGTTAGCTATTATTGGTGGACGTCTGTCTGCTACTAGGAAAAGAACCAATAAAGTTTCTACATTTGATGACACTAGTAATACGTGGACATCTTATTATCCTGACCATCTCTCTGTCAGGAACAGTCCAGGGGTGATTACTCACTTGGAGCATGTTATTGTTGCCGGAGGAGCTAAAGGGAATGCTAGTATACCAGTATTACAAGATGATATTGAAGTCCTCAACTGGGTTGAGAACTCCAACTGGAGGAAAGTCTCCACTTGTCTTCCTGTACCAATGGTTTACCTCTCGCCTATTATTACTGATAATCATTTACTCATAGTGGGGTACACCAGTACTGACAATATACCTTATAAAGCAGCCTACAAGATATCTGTTAATGATATCACAAGATCAGGTGACCAACAACAAACCAGTGGATTACCCACCAAATGGATTACAATGACTAGTGCCACTCACTTGTATACAGCCTTAGTCCCCAGTTCATCCCCACCAGTGGTAGTTGGTGGAAATGATCAAAGTGGTACACCAACATCAGATATTGAGATGTATGATGACTCTAGTAAGACATGGAAGAACATTTCATCGTTATCATCAGCTAGACCACAAGTAGCTATAGCAGCAGTCAACAATAATGCCATTATAGTCATTGGAGGATATACTAGAGGGAGTGTGGATAATGCCATGTCATCCTGTGTTACTACAGTGGAGTTGGGACAAGCACAAATAACACACTAA